The genome window ATGGTATAGGATGTACAAATATTAAGCTAATTGAGATGGATATTTGTAATTTAGTGAGCGAATTTAAAGGCAAGATTGAATTTGATTATATCATCTGTCATGGGATTTATAGCTGGGTGCCTGATTTTGTGCGAAGTGCGATTCTTGATAGTTGCAAGGAGCTATTAAGCAAAAATGGTGTAGCGTTTATTAGCTATAACTGTTATCCAGGGTGGAAATATGTAGAGCCATTACGCGATTTTATGCGATTTAGTGCTGTAAAAAGTAGTGGAAATGTGGCTGATTTAGAACCTGGATTAAACGCTATAAAATTCCAAAAAGCTTTTTACGCTAAATATATGCCAAATGAATCAAGTGCAACGCATATTAAAAGTTTAAATTTAGAGTATATAAATCATATTCAAAGCTATCCAAAAAGCTATGTAGCTCATGAATATATGGAGATTTGCAATCAGCCATTTTATTTTTTAGATTTTGTAGCTGATGCAAATGATCATGGGCTTTGCTATATAGCAGATGCGACATATCATTTTGATCCTTCGTTTTTACCTGATGGTGCTATAAGTCAGTATTTTAAGCTATCTTTTGATGATTATATATCTGCAAATCAAGCTTATGATTTTTTATATTCTATTAGATTTAGAAGCTCAATCATCACTAAAGCGCAAAACCAAAATACTCTAATAACAAGTGATGAGCATAAGGCAGAGTTTATAAAAGATCTACATTTTAAACTCACAAAACCAACCCCACAGCTCATAAATTCAGCTAAAAATACATATATCGAGCCACTAGCAAAGGCTTTAAATGATCTATTTCCTGCTACTTTAAGTTATGATGATGTAAAAGCAGTTTATCCAAAAGATGATATTGTATTTAGATATTATGATATTA of Campylobacter vicugnae contains these proteins:
- a CDS encoding methyltransferase regulatory domain-containing protein, producing the protein MINKDIKSTYDEHTYDSYSYGQTWIDYLYAVARLHGLAASDPYSSNILEIGCAMGGNIIGQAINHPNSNFIGIDLSSEQIAIGKRAIDGIGCTNIKLIEMDICNLVSEFKGKIEFDYIICHGIYSWVPDFVRSAILDSCKELLSKNGVAFISYNCYPGWKYVEPLRDFMRFSAVKSSGNVADLEPGLNAIKFQKAFYAKYMPNESSATHIKSLNLEYINHIQSYPKSYVAHEYMEICNQPFYFLDFVADANDHGLCYIADATYHFDPSFLPDGAISQYFKLSFDDYISANQAYDFLYSIRFRSSIITKAQNQNTLITSDEHKAEFIKDLHFKLTKPTPQLINSAKNTYIEPLAKALNDLFPATLSYDDVKAVYPKDDIVFRYYDIRTVTNNALTITYKPCKKLLYIPGKTRLKSAYIPYLKYFLENDCAIGVATPLNDRLNADKHTLELALMFDGNHTTKDIYNHIKAKFEQEKLIPTIQKDGKNIPLQSPKEQSQYFKDAVETIKLSLINGLMLEEY